GGCAGGCCTTCCGGGGCCGTGGAAATATCCTGAACACCCTGGGCGGTTAACCGCTATCCAAGAGCTGCTTGAAAAAGCGCCCATCGAAGGACTTAAAATCGAAGGCGGCAAAGCGGCCACCCATGAACAGCTCGCCAGGGTGCATACCACGTCTTACTTAACCGACATTTTCAGCTTACGCGGTAAAAATGCCTGGCTGGATGTCGATACCACGGCCGTTTCGCCGGGCAGCGTAGATGCGGCTGAAGTCGCGGCGGGTACGGCGATTGCGGCGGTAGAAGCCGTGATGGAAAAGCGCGCTAAAAGTGCGTTTGCACTCGTACGTCCACCTGGGCATCACGCGGAGCCCGTTCGCGCGCGCGGGTTTTGCTTGTTTAATAATGTGGCCGTTGCGGCTGCGCATGCGCGAGCGGCACTGGGCTGTGAACGCGTACTGATCGTCGATTGGGATGCTCACCACGGCAACGGTACTCAGGATATCTTTTGGGCAGAACCCGACGTGATGTTTTTCGACATACATCGCGCCGCGCCTTTCTACCCAGGCTCAGGTCATCTTGAAGAAGTCGGTGCGGGGTTAGGCGAAGGCACCACTATTAACGTTCCTCTGCCCGCGGGTGCCGGCGATGAAGCATATCTCAAAGCATTTCGTGACATTCTGGCACCGGCTGCAGCGTGGTTTAAGCCCGACATTATTTTAGTGTCTGCGGGCTTTGATCCTCACTGGCACGATTTAGCACTTAACGTTTCCTACGCAGGATTTGGCGCGCTAACCGGTTTCATGCAACAACTGGCAGAGCAGCACTGTGAGGGCCGCTTAGTTTTTGTATTAGAGGGTGGCTACAACCTGGAATCATTAGCCAACGGCACCCGAGCCGTGCTGGCAGTACTAGCCGGCAATACCGTTCCTGTGCCCGACACCTGTGGTATTGCAGAAGTTGAAGCGGCGGCTAACTTTCATCGCACGGCCTTTCAACCCGAATGAAAAATTCGTTTAAATAACGACGCTTTAAAATAAAAACGGCACCTGATACGGTGCCGTTTGGTTTGAAACTAACAATGCGCTGATGCTGGCCTAGCCTTCATTTCAGCCGTTCAAACACTGTGGCTACACCCTGCCCCATGCCAATACACATGGTAGCGAGGCCCAGGGTCGTATCACGCTGCTGCATGACGTTAAGCAGCGTGGTGCAAATGCGTGAGCCTGAGCAGCCTAACGGATGGCCTAGCGCAATAGCGCCGCCGTTGAGATTGACCTTATCGTCAAGCGCATCCAGAAAGCCTAAGTCCTTGAGTACCGGAATGCCTTGAGCAGCAAATGCCTCGTTAAGCTCAACGGTTTCAATATCCGCGGACGACAGGCCCGCTGCTTTAAGCGCCTTCTTCGATGCGGGCACCGGGCCATAGCCCATAATCGATGCATCGCAACCAGCCACACCGGTTGATAGCACACGGGCGATGGGCGTTAAACCAAGCGCCTGCGCACGTTCATAGCTCATAACCGCCATCGCTGAAGCACCGACAGACAACGCCGATGAGGTGCCCGCCGTGACGGTGCCGTTACGTGGATCAAACACGGGTTTCAGGTTCGCCATAGATTCGAGGGTGGAGTCGCCACGAATAACCTCGTCACGCGTCACCATCACTTTAAAGCC
This DNA window, taken from Vreelandella profundi, encodes the following:
- a CDS encoding histone deacetylase family protein; its protein translation is MHNVIALYDDRVLAHEPNIDAEFLPHRIDKRVRNLLAGLPGPWKYPEHPGRLTAIQELLEKAPIEGLKIEGGKAATHEQLARVHTTSYLTDIFSLRGKNAWLDVDTTAVSPGSVDAAEVAAGTAIAAVEAVMEKRAKSAFALVRPPGHHAEPVRARGFCLFNNVAVAAAHARAALGCERVLIVDWDAHHGNGTQDIFWAEPDVMFFDIHRAAPFYPGSGHLEEVGAGLGEGTTINVPLPAGAGDEAYLKAFRDILAPAAAWFKPDIILVSAGFDPHWHDLALNVSYAGFGALTGFMQQLAEQHCEGRLVFVLEGGYNLESLANGTRAVLAVLAGNTVPVPDTCGIAEVEAAANFHRTAFQPE